A window from Electrophorus electricus isolate fEleEle1 chromosome 7, fEleEle1.pri, whole genome shotgun sequence encodes these proteins:
- the atg5 gene encoding autophagy protein 5 isoform X3 yields MADDKDVLRDVWFGRIPTCFTLYPDEVTEREAEPFYLLLPRVSYLTLVTDKVKKHFLKVVKAEDVEEVWFEYEGTPLKWHYPIGVLFDLHASNTALPWSVTVHFKDFPERDLLHCPSSSVIEAHFMSSIKEADALKHKGQVIHDMQKKDHKQLWMGLQNDKFDQFWAMNRKLMEYPTEEGGFRYVPFRIYQTLSERPFIQRLFRPVSAEGQALTLGDLLKEVFPAAMCQDV; encoded by the exons ATGGCAGATGACAAGGATGTCCTTCGAGACGTTTGGTTTGGACGGATACCGACATGCTTTACGCTGTACCCGGACGAAGtcacagagagggaggcagaaCCATTTTAT CTGCTGCTTCCGAGGGTCAGTTATCTGACGCTCGTGACCGACAAGGTTAAGAAGCACTTTTTGAAGGTGGTGAAAGCCGAAGatgtggaggaggtgtggttTGAATACGAAGGCACGCCTCTAAAGTG GCACTACCCAATTGGAGTGTTGTTTGACCTGCACGCCTCAAACACGGCTCTCCCGTGGAGTGTCACCGTGCACTTCAAG GATTTTCCGGAACGAGACTtgctccactgtccttccagcTCCGTGATAGAAGCCCATTTCATGAGCAGTATTAAGGAGGCCGACGCGCTTAAGCACAAGGGCCAGGTGATCCACGACATGCAGAAGAAGGACCACAAGCAACTGTGGATGGGCCTGCAGAACG ATAAATTTGACCAGTTCTGGGCCATGAACCGTAAGCTGATGGAATACCCAACGGAGGAGGGCGGGTTTCGCTACGTTCCTTTCAGGATATACCAG ACGCTGAGCGAGAGGCCGTTCATCCAGAGGCTGTTTCGGCCCGTGTCTGCAGAGGGTCAGGCTCTCACCCTGGGGGACCTGCTGAAGGAGGTCTTCCCCGCGGCCATGTGTCAGGACG
- the atg5 gene encoding autophagy protein 5 isoform X1 produces the protein MADDKDVLRDVWFGRIPTCFTLYPDEVTEREAEPFYLLLPRVSYLTLVTDKVKKHFLKVVKAEDVEEVWFEYEGTPLKWHYPIGVLFDLHASNTALPWSVTVHFKDFPERDLLHCPSSSVIEAHFMSSIKEADALKHKGQVIHDMQKKDHKQLWMGLQNDKFDQFWAMNRKLMEYPTEEGGFRYVPFRIYQTLSERPFIQRLFRPVSAEGQALTLGDLLKEVFPAAMCQDDEPKRYQVLVHGIEPLLETPIQWLSEHLSHPDNFLHISVVPVASD, from the exons ATGGCAGATGACAAGGATGTCCTTCGAGACGTTTGGTTTGGACGGATACCGACATGCTTTACGCTGTACCCGGACGAAGtcacagagagggaggcagaaCCATTTTAT CTGCTGCTTCCGAGGGTCAGTTATCTGACGCTCGTGACCGACAAGGTTAAGAAGCACTTTTTGAAGGTGGTGAAAGCCGAAGatgtggaggaggtgtggttTGAATACGAAGGCACGCCTCTAAAGTG GCACTACCCAATTGGAGTGTTGTTTGACCTGCACGCCTCAAACACGGCTCTCCCGTGGAGTGTCACCGTGCACTTCAAG GATTTTCCGGAACGAGACTtgctccactgtccttccagcTCCGTGATAGAAGCCCATTTCATGAGCAGTATTAAGGAGGCCGACGCGCTTAAGCACAAGGGCCAGGTGATCCACGACATGCAGAAGAAGGACCACAAGCAACTGTGGATGGGCCTGCAGAACG ATAAATTTGACCAGTTCTGGGCCATGAACCGTAAGCTGATGGAATACCCAACGGAGGAGGGCGGGTTTCGCTACGTTCCTTTCAGGATATACCAG ACGCTGAGCGAGAGGCCGTTCATCCAGAGGCTGTTTCGGCCCGTGTCTGCAGAGGGTCAGGCTCTCACCCTGGGGGACCTGCTGAAGGAGGTCTTCCCCGCGGCCATGTGTCAGGACG ATGAGCCAAAGCGGTACCAGGTGTTGGTCCACGGGATCGAGCCGCTCCTGGAGACACCCATCCAGTGGCTCAGCGAGCACCTCAGCCACCCAGACAACTTCCTCCACATCTCCGTCGTGCCCGTGGCGAGCGACTGA